Proteins found in one Pseudochaenichthys georgianus chromosome 13, fPseGeo1.2, whole genome shotgun sequence genomic segment:
- the LOC117457690 gene encoding toll/interleukin-1 receptor domain-containing adapter protein-like, with product MHGWIQKIFKSRVTSSAQREQEAQVPKKSVCSVSRESSSSISPCCSLPSSSLGSAPSKPQQPHSAPSSQRWSRDYDVFVCNSSLQSDIEEAFRLVSFLEASPRRLRCFLMQRDACPGGAIATEFCQAVQNSHLRALLITPDFLQDGWCKYIMHQALAEEPMSNRIIPLLQNLSRSQCPPEVRFYYQIDLSSNPERGYTLVNKSVLNYLENLDKNQKTLDYSTDSSSIGAISSPKEREADTQVYDPAGMPTENDIEER from the exons GATGGATCCAGAAAATCTTCAAATCAAGAGTAACTTCATCAGCACAACGTGAACAAGAGGCACAAGTGCCAAAAAAGTCAGTGTGTTCTGTCAGCCGTGAATCCTCTTCATCTATATCCCCATGCTGTTCTCTGCCATCATCATCACTGGGGTCAGCCCCTTCAAAACCTCAGCAGCCACATTCTGCTCCGAGTTCACAACGATGGAGTCGAGACTATGACGTGTTTGTGTGCAACAGCTCTTTGCAAAGTGACATTGAGGAGGCTTTCCGCCTGGTCTCTTTCCTGGAAGCTTCTCCCCGCAGGCTAAGGTGCTTTCTTATGCAGAGAGACGCCTGTCCAGGAGGTGCAATTGCCACAGAGTTTTGCCAGGCGGTGCAGAACAGCCACTTAAGGGCTCTTCTTATCACTCCAGACTTCTTGCAGGATGGATGGTGCAAGTATATCATGCATCAGGCTCTAGCTGAGGAGCCTATGTCTAATCGGATCATCCCCCTGCTTCAGAATCTGTCCCGCTCTCAGTGTCCTCCGGAAGTGAGGTTCTACTACCAAATTGACCTGAGCAGTAACCCTGAGCGAGGTTATACCCTCGTCAACAAGAGTGTGCTCAATT ACCTGGAGAACCTGGATAAAAATCAAAAGACACTGGATTACAGCACGGACAGCTCTAGCATTGGTGCAATAAGCAGCCCCAAAGAAAGAGAAGCTGATACTCAAGTATACGACCCTGCTGGGATGCCAACTGAGAATGATATAGAAGAAAGATGA